One window from the genome of Nitrosopumilus sp. encodes:
- a CDS encoding biotin--[acetyl-CoA-carboxylase] ligase, which produces MTYNSFDNPGLVKVLTFLQSHNTEYLSGQDLSDVLRISRVAVWKHIKKIQELGYIVESKQKLGYKLISNSELLLPWEITSNLKTKIIGQQAFYFDSIDSTQNQALKMTEEPNINGAVIVAAKQTGGRGRDGRKWMSPKGGIWISIILKPEFDISITTLFPIASSLALSIAIEKTFSIKPELKWPNDLTIKGKKVAGMLVDVSLESNRIENLVLGVGINFDVNVKQIEKSLKGTANFYGIASLSDQNQKVKPIQLVQTFLVELEKIYKNLNSKKIKEIINEWTIRSSTIGKNVELNTINGKIKGKAIKIDEDGSLILSENNKNYKVIAGDIIHMSK; this is translated from the coding sequence TTGACATACAATTCTTTTGATAACCCAGGATTAGTCAAAGTACTGACATTTTTACAATCTCACAATACAGAATATCTTTCAGGTCAAGATTTGAGTGATGTTTTACGAATAAGCCGAGTTGCAGTTTGGAAACATATCAAAAAAATCCAAGAGTTAGGATACATTGTAGAATCAAAACAAAAACTAGGATACAAGCTAATATCAAATTCGGAATTGTTGTTACCATGGGAAATTACTTCAAATTTGAAAACAAAAATTATTGGTCAGCAGGCATTTTATTTTGATTCAATAGATTCAACTCAAAATCAGGCATTAAAAATGACAGAAGAACCCAACATCAACGGAGCTGTTATAGTTGCAGCAAAACAAACGGGAGGGCGAGGAAGAGATGGAAGGAAATGGATGTCACCAAAAGGGGGAATATGGATTTCAATCATATTGAAACCAGAATTTGACATATCAATTACAACATTATTTCCAATAGCATCATCGCTTGCATTATCAATTGCAATTGAAAAAACATTTTCCATTAAACCAGAATTGAAGTGGCCAAATGATTTGACAATCAAAGGTAAAAAAGTAGCTGGAATGTTAGTAGATGTGTCGTTAGAGTCAAACAGAATTGAGAATTTAGTTTTGGGAGTAGGAATAAATTTTGATGTGAACGTAAAACAAATTGAAAAATCTCTCAAAGGAACTGCAAATTTTTATGGAATTGCATCGCTTAGTGATCAAAATCAAAAAGTAAAACCAATACAATTAGTTCAAACATTCTTGGTAGAATTGGAAAAAATTTACAAGAATCTAAACTCCAAAAAAATTAAAGAAATCATAAATGAATGGACAATAAGATCATCCACCATAGGAAAAAATGTGGAATTAAACACAATTAATGGGAAAATTAAAGGAAAAGCGATTAAAATTGATGAAGATGGATCTCTAATATTATCAGAAAACAACAAAAATTACAAAGTGATTGCAGGCGACATCATACATATGTCAAAATAA
- a CDS encoding M57 family metalloprotease, whose amino-acid sequence MKIVYFLIAILVSFTISHQTSFAQINEDPEIMFNIAKEHFVRGEYKEAVSIYDEILEIAPNNISTLKMKGIAQSNLEQHTSSLKQFFKVLQYKPDDIISLTGMGVGFGYLGEYQESIAYFEKASMQKPSSVVINNYKEFINKVITKYPYTPTEKPKTAQTQITSIPEWIKPIAKWWSEETIEDSEFNSALVYLIKNKIIQIPPVDTLNQSNEQIPNWIRNNAGWWADGQIDDEAFVQGIQYLISNGIISVNVEEPTKSQEELEQEFYLFEKYLRDISNNISKEKRYIEYPNPSQDVIKKFLRDYVKWNFEEQVKKASEKFPDPTYQIEDDTYIINYKVYINEQPTGLPLDHVSTLSNSFEFWENQELTTNEQKAKIQFEITDLKHEANVWVTWVVRDIGEGVLGHAHLGKGVVEVTLGDYNCDGSFQLYDVNSVETIMTHELGHSIGLKHVNDKNNIMFPSFTPSYAYCLLS is encoded by the coding sequence ATGAAGATAGTTTATTTTTTAATTGCCATTTTAGTCAGTTTCACGATTTCACATCAAACAAGTTTTGCACAAATCAATGAAGACCCTGAAATTATGTTTAATATAGCAAAAGAGCATTTTGTTAGAGGCGAATACAAAGAAGCAGTATCCATTTATGATGAAATTTTAGAGATTGCCCCCAACAACATCTCAACTCTCAAAATGAAAGGAATAGCCCAAAGTAACTTAGAACAGCATACTAGTTCATTAAAACAATTTTTCAAAGTATTACAATACAAACCAGATGACATTATTTCGTTAACAGGTATGGGTGTAGGGTTTGGATATTTAGGAGAATATCAAGAATCCATAGCATATTTTGAAAAAGCATCCATGCAAAAACCAAGTAGCGTAGTAATTAACAACTATAAAGAATTCATCAACAAGGTAATTACAAAATACCCATACACACCTACTGAAAAACCAAAAACAGCACAAACCCAAATCACATCAATTCCAGAATGGATAAAACCAATAGCAAAGTGGTGGTCAGAAGAAACAATTGAAGATTCAGAATTCAACTCTGCATTAGTATATTTAATTAAAAACAAAATTATTCAAATCCCTCCCGTAGACACATTAAATCAATCAAATGAACAAATTCCAAATTGGATTAGAAACAATGCTGGATGGTGGGCTGATGGACAGATTGATGATGAAGCATTTGTGCAAGGAATTCAATATCTAATTAGTAATGGAATAATATCAGTCAATGTTGAAGAACCAACCAAATCTCAAGAAGAGTTAGAACAGGAATTTTATTTATTTGAAAAATATCTCAGAGATATTTCAAATAACATTTCCAAAGAAAAAAGATACATCGAATATCCCAACCCAAGTCAAGATGTAATAAAGAAATTCCTCAGAGATTATGTAAAATGGAATTTTGAAGAACAAGTTAAAAAGGCATCAGAAAAATTCCCAGACCCAACATATCAAATTGAAGATGACACATACATAATCAATTACAAAGTTTACATTAATGAACAGCCAACAGGATTACCATTAGATCACGTAAGTACACTATCAAACAGTTTTGAATTTTGGGAAAATCAAGAGTTAACCACAAATGAACAAAAAGCTAAAATCCAATTTGAGATTACAGATTTGAAACATGAAGCAAATGTGTGGGTAACATGGGTAGTTCGAGATATTGGTGAAGGGGTATTAGGTCATGCACACCTCGGCAAAGGAGTTGTAGAAGTGACCTTAGGAGATTACAATTGTGATGGAAGTTTTCAATTATACGATGTAAATAGTGTTGAAACTATCATGACTCATGAATTAGGACACTCAATTGGATTAAAACATGTCAATGACAAAAACAACATCATGTTTCCATCATTTACACCATCATATGCATATTGTCTACTAAGTTAA
- a CDS encoding TFIIB-type zinc ribbon-containing protein → MLKNTMVTGPKCPSCGDKKMVTDQNTGELFCSKCGLVVTDKIADTGAEWRSFSNDEGNKARTGAGTSLTMHDMGLSTVIGAANKDATGKPLSASVKSSIERLRTWDSRSQAHSSADRNLRQALNEMDKLKDKLALTDAVIEKAAYIYRKAMEKKLVRGRSIQGLVAACLYASCRNTETPRTLDDIAKGINIRRKDVARCYRLIFRELELKMPVVDPVKGVSRIASIAELSEKSKRKAIAILNQAKDIGMVAGKDPMGIAAAALYLACISTGEVKSQKDISIASGVTEVTIRNRCAGLRQMLKD, encoded by the coding sequence ATGCTCAAAAACACTATGGTTACAGGACCAAAATGCCCATCATGTGGAGACAAAAAAATGGTCACAGATCAAAATACAGGAGAATTGTTCTGCAGTAAATGCGGACTAGTTGTAACAGACAAAATTGCAGATACTGGAGCTGAATGGCGTTCATTTTCAAATGATGAAGGTAACAAAGCCAGAACAGGTGCAGGAACATCACTTACTATGCACGACATGGGATTATCAACAGTAATTGGTGCTGCAAATAAAGATGCAACAGGAAAACCATTATCGGCAAGTGTTAAAAGTTCAATTGAAAGACTAAGAACTTGGGACAGTAGAAGTCAAGCACATTCCTCTGCAGATAGAAATTTGAGACAAGCATTAAACGAAATGGACAAATTAAAAGATAAACTTGCATTAACTGATGCGGTAATTGAAAAGGCAGCATACATTTACAGAAAAGCCATGGAGAAAAAATTAGTTAGAGGTCGTTCAATCCAAGGATTAGTAGCTGCATGTCTTTATGCATCTTGTAGAAACACAGAAACACCACGAACGTTGGACGATATTGCAAAGGGGATAAACATTAGAAGAAAAGATGTTGCCAGATGTTATCGATTAATTTTTAGAGAATTAGAATTAAAAATGCCGGTTGTTGATCCTGTGAAAGGAGTTTCAAGAATTGCAAGCATTGCAGAATTGAGCGAAAAAAGTAAAAGAAAAGCAATTGCAATTTTAAATCAAGCAAAAGATATCGGAATGGTGGCAGGAAAGGATCCAATGGGAATTGCAGCAGCAGCGCTTTATCTTGCATGTATCAGCACAGGAGAAGTGAAATCGCAAAAAGATATTTCAATTGCATCAGGAGTTACAGAAGTAACCATTAGAAATAGATGTGCAGGCTTGAGACAAATGCTTAAAGATTAA
- a CDS encoding phosphoribosyltransferase, which translates to MVSAQYVSWSDIDSIVANLANIISKSTRFFSSISTLSRGGLVPSRLLADQLGIDKIFVDETVISHNSMFVDDIFDSGKTFDNICAKIDDPSKLFYVTLFARRNKTYPSQLTYGKKTDNDAYVVFPWDKMEFERSQN; encoded by the coding sequence GTGGTATCTGCACAATATGTTAGCTGGTCTGATATTGATTCAATAGTTGCAAATCTTGCAAATATTATTTCAAAATCTACTAGGTTTTTTTCTAGTATTAGCACTTTGAGTCGAGGAGGATTGGTACCTTCTCGATTATTGGCAGATCAATTGGGGATAGACAAAATATTTGTAGATGAAACCGTCATATCGCATAATTCTATGTTTGTGGATGATATTTTTGATTCTGGAAAAACTTTTGACAATATTTGCGCCAAGATTGATGATCCTTCAAAATTATTTTATGTTACATTGTTTGCTAGACGTAATAAGACATATCCTTCACAATTAACGTATGGAAAAAAAACAGATAATGATGCATATGTGGTATTTCCTTGGGATAAGATGGAATTTGAACGATCACAAAATTAA
- a CDS encoding DUF6659 family protein, with protein MDNVDELEKICQNIISLDSKMRSARLINNRGHLIAGGMKDGLLSLEAQKQDEMMFMELALRVRMRHEFDAEFGEVHFSMSYRDKVIVMSFPLNNDDVLLLSCEKDIDFGKLPFKVLKIIDSLKKSPLKTF; from the coding sequence ATGGATAATGTTGATGAGCTTGAAAAAATATGTCAAAACATTATCTCATTAGACTCAAAAATGCGTTCAGCTAGGCTCATCAATAACAGAGGTCATCTAATTGCAGGTGGCATGAAAGATGGATTGCTTTCTCTTGAAGCTCAAAAACAAGATGAAATGATGTTCATGGAGCTAGCATTACGTGTACGAATGAGACATGAATTTGATGCTGAATTTGGTGAGGTTCATTTTTCAATGTCTTATCGGGATAAAGTCATTGTAATGAGTTTTCCATTAAATAATGATGATGTATTGTTATTGTCTTGTGAAAAAGACATTGATTTTGGTAAATTGCCTTTCAAAGTCTTAAAAATTATTGATTCTTTAAAAAAATCTCCATTGAAAACATTCTGA
- a CDS encoding poly(R)-hydroxyalkanoic acid synthase subunit PhaE, whose translation MQSDSSKNTMDYYKHLSLFWTDLMHLMSSKPQALASTGPMRAFAANSKKVTTELIEINEDLMGFNQYLTEYYKQLANAWEVAQKKVNLKAPEVPQDVEQIEAFKRIWIDIFDNDFTELFDSKEFGENYGKLVSKELELTKHWNNITNVVLQSVNLPSKEEIDEVYKELHSLKKRVGKLELELKKRGRSKNA comes from the coding sequence GTGCAATCAGATTCTTCAAAAAATACAATGGACTATTACAAGCATTTGTCATTGTTTTGGACAGATTTAATGCATCTGATGTCAAGTAAACCACAAGCACTAGCATCAACAGGGCCTATGAGAGCATTTGCAGCAAATTCAAAAAAAGTAACTACAGAACTAATTGAGATTAATGAAGATTTGATGGGATTTAATCAGTATCTTACTGAATACTATAAGCAACTAGCCAACGCATGGGAAGTAGCTCAAAAGAAAGTAAATTTGAAAGCTCCCGAAGTACCCCAAGATGTAGAACAAATTGAAGCATTCAAAAGAATATGGATAGATATTTTCGATAATGATTTTACAGAGTTATTTGACTCTAAAGAATTTGGAGAGAATTATGGAAAGCTTGTGTCAAAAGAATTGGAACTTACAAAACATTGGAACAATATCACAAATGTAGTTTTACAATCAGTCAATCTACCAAGTAAAGAAGAAATCGATGAGGTCTATAAGGAACTTCATTCTTTGAAAAAAAGAGTAGGTAAACTAGAATTAGAATTAAAAAAAAGAGGAAGAAGTAAAAATGCATAG
- the phaC gene encoding class III poly(R)-hydroxyalkanoic acid synthase subunit PhaC: MHSESKIDPKIIEEVLKFSKNVIDAPKLVSAPDEISLEVTPHDTVHELDKTRLLRYRPLTEKQHKTPLLISYALINRYHILDIQPEKSWVRNLLQQGFDVYMLDWGTPTSMDKYLDFDDYVNGYLDSAVEYIKNESSNEKISLQGYCTGATISTAYTALHPESVKNYIATAPVIDGWRDTTVISNLAKHMDVEKMVETIGNMPPEFMYYCFSVLKPFEQGIEKYVKFFKNIDNKKFVDNFLRVEKWLGDTPPIPGELFKQWIKDIYQENLLIQNKMYVGGEHIDLKKINMPTFTQIAVGDHLVSPECSMPLHYAIGSEDKTLRMYPTGHVGMIASSLSQKKVLPELGKWLSERS, encoded by the coding sequence ATGCATAGTGAATCAAAAATTGATCCAAAGATCATCGAAGAAGTATTAAAATTCAGTAAAAATGTAATAGATGCTCCAAAATTAGTTTCTGCACCAGATGAGATTAGCTTAGAAGTGACACCTCATGACACTGTTCATGAATTAGACAAAACAAGATTACTTCGTTATAGACCACTTACAGAAAAACAACATAAAACACCATTGTTGATTTCATATGCATTGATTAACAGATATCACATATTAGATATTCAACCTGAAAAAAGTTGGGTAAGAAATCTTCTACAACAAGGATTTGATGTATACATGTTAGATTGGGGAACACCAACAAGCATGGACAAATATTTAGATTTTGATGATTATGTAAATGGATATCTGGATTCAGCAGTAGAATACATAAAAAATGAATCATCAAATGAAAAAATTTCATTACAAGGATATTGTACAGGAGCAACTATTTCCACGGCATATACTGCATTACATCCAGAAAGTGTGAAAAATTATATCGCAACAGCACCAGTAATTGACGGATGGCGGGATACAACCGTGATCAGTAATCTTGCCAAACACATGGACGTAGAAAAAATGGTTGAAACCATTGGAAACATGCCTCCAGAATTCATGTACTATTGTTTTTCTGTTTTAAAGCCATTTGAGCAAGGAATTGAAAAATATGTAAAATTTTTTAAAAATATTGATAACAAAAAATTTGTAGATAATTTCCTCAGAGTTGAAAAATGGTTAGGAGACACGCCCCCAATTCCAGGAGAATTATTCAAACAATGGATTAAAGATATCTATCAAGAAAACTTGCTAATTCAAAATAAAATGTATGTAGGAGGCGAACACATAGATTTGAAAAAGATCAATATGCCAACATTTACACAAATTGCAGTAGGAGATCACTTGGTATCACCAGAATGCAGTATGCCGTTACATTATGCAATTGGAAGTGAAGATAAAACGCTCAGAATGTATCCTACAGGACACGTAGGAATGATAGCTAGTTCCTTATCACAAAAGAAAGTGTTGCCAGAATTAGGAAAATGGTTATCTGAAAGATCATAA
- a CDS encoding AbrB/MazE/SpoVT family DNA-binding domain-containing protein, whose translation MSGNQNLYDPSEMFKSWIQKSGRAQAEFMKSFGSLMSNQTSQTFNPLETLKGVSESARQTQSNMMDNMSTMQSKSMDTMFSIGQMLPSFMNWGAYKTTISSNGRISIPEAERNALGLGDGDLVQVIILPIAKKSKNKEVKQ comes from the coding sequence ATGAGTGGTAATCAAAACCTATACGACCCATCTGAGATGTTCAAATCTTGGATTCAAAAAAGTGGCCGTGCTCAAGCAGAATTTATGAAAAGTTTTGGTTCTTTGATGTCAAATCAAACTAGCCAAACTTTCAATCCTTTAGAAACTCTAAAGGGAGTTTCTGAAAGTGCACGACAAACTCAATCTAATATGATGGATAACATGTCTACCATGCAAAGTAAAAGTATGGACACTATGTTTAGTATCGGACAAATGCTTCCATCTTTCATGAATTGGGGTGCTTACAAAACTACCATCAGTAGTAATGGGAGAATCTCTATTCCTGAAGCTGAACGTAATGCCCTTGGTTTAGGAGATGGTGATTTGGTTCAAGTCATCATATTACCAATTGCAAAAAAATCAAAAAATAAGGAGGTGAAACAATGA
- a CDS encoding alpha/beta hydrolase, with translation MIIVAKTVEEKFLQIDGNKIRYLESGNSKNTIVLLHGLGASAERWLNVLPIFSKHYSVIVPDLIGFGLSDKPTIDYTPELFSDFLEKFFAQIGIVRPNLIGSSLGGQIAATYTSSHAEEIEKLVLVSPAGAMTQSTPALDAYVMAALYPNEQTAKNAFELMEGSGEEVPQDIITGFIERMQLPNAKLAFMSTVLGLKNSKPITTKLSSITIPTLIIWGSVDPVIPIDYSGSFISSLQDCRFFRMDGCGHTPYVQDPDTFASKVLEFLNGA, from the coding sequence ATGATAATTGTAGCTAAAACAGTGGAAGAAAAATTCCTCCAAATTGATGGGAACAAAATCCGATATTTGGAATCTGGTAACTCAAAAAACACTATTGTTTTACTTCATGGATTAGGCGCATCAGCTGAAAGATGGTTAAATGTACTTCCTATTTTTTCAAAACACTATAGTGTAATTGTCCCTGATTTGATAGGGTTTGGTTTGAGCGATAAACCCACTATTGATTACACTCCTGAATTATTTTCAGATTTTTTGGAAAAATTTTTTGCGCAAATTGGAATTGTTCGCCCAAATTTGATTGGTTCATCTTTAGGTGGCCAAATTGCAGCAACATATACTTCATCACATGCTGAAGAAATTGAAAAACTTGTTCTTGTTTCTCCTGCTGGAGCTATGACTCAATCGACTCCTGCCCTTGATGCATACGTAATGGCTGCATTATATCCAAATGAACAAACTGCCAAAAACGCTTTTGAATTAATGGAAGGTTCTGGAGAAGAAGTGCCACAAGATATTATCACTGGTTTTATTGAACGAATGCAACTTCCTAACGCAAAACTTGCATTCATGTCAACTGTTTTGGGATTAAAAAATTCTAAACCTATTACTACAAAACTTAGTTCTATCACAATTCCTACTCTGATCATTTGGGGTTCTGTGGATCCAGTAATTCCTATTGATTATTCAGGTAGTTTTATTTCGTCTTTGCAAGACTGTCGATTTTTTAGAATGGATGGGTGTGGTCATACTCCATATGTCCAAGATCCTGATACCTTTGCTTCAAAAGTTTTGGAATTTTTGAATGGTGCTTAG
- a CDS encoding universal stress protein, translating to MIKKKISKILVPLDGSKNSIRGLETAITLARSCGATITGIYSIYAPPHSEFRGVGSVEKALNDQVKKFMEEAKVLAAKNGIVFTEKIARGEIGYNIIKLAHGKGNFDLIVIGSRGRSSAKEMFFGSVSNYVIHTSKIPVVVVK from the coding sequence GTGATAAAAAAGAAAATTTCAAAAATATTAGTTCCGTTAGATGGATCAAAAAACTCCATTAGAGGTCTAGAAACAGCAATTACATTGGCCAGAAGTTGTGGGGCGACAATTACTGGAATTTATTCAATTTATGCGCCACCGCACTCAGAATTTAGAGGAGTAGGCTCAGTGGAAAAAGCACTGAATGATCAAGTAAAAAAATTCATGGAAGAAGCAAAGGTTTTGGCTGCAAAAAATGGAATTGTGTTTACTGAAAAAATTGCCAGAGGGGAAATTGGATACAACATAATTAAACTTGCTCACGGAAAAGGGAATTTTGATTTAATTGTCATAGGCTCAAGAGGAAGAAGTTCTGCAAAAGAGATGTTCTTTGGGAGTGTTTCAAATTATGTTATTCATACATCCAAAATTCCAGTTGTAGTAGTAAAATAA
- the msrA gene encoding peptide-methionine (S)-S-oxide reductase MsrA has translation MKATFGAGCFWHVEDLLNKTKGVKSTTVGYIGGKLPNPTYEEVCTDKTGHAEAVEVEYDPDEISFEELLSVFWKNHNPTTLNRQGPDIGIQYRSAIFYHDEKQKEIAENSKQSLEKSGHFDDPIVTEIVPAPTFYKAEEYHQKYFQKHGFS, from the coding sequence ATGAAAGCAACATTTGGTGCAGGATGTTTTTGGCATGTTGAAGATTTACTCAACAAAACCAAGGGAGTAAAATCCACTACTGTTGGATACATTGGTGGTAAACTTCCAAATCCTACGTATGAAGAAGTATGTACTGATAAAACAGGTCATGCTGAAGCTGTTGAAGTTGAATATGATCCTGACGAAATCTCTTTTGAAGAATTGTTATCTGTTTTTTGGAAAAATCACAATCCTACAACTTTAAATCGACAAGGTCCTGATATTGGAATTCAATATCGTTCAGCAATTTTTTATCATGATGAAAAACAAAAAGAAATTGCAGAGAATTCTAAACAATCTCTTGAAAAATCAGGTCATTTTGATGATCCTATTGTAACTGAAATTGTTCCTGCTCCAACTTTTTACAAAGCAGAAGAATATCATCAAAAATATTTCCAAAAACACGGATTTTCTTAG
- a CDS encoding DUF6659 family protein, whose amino-acid sequence MSDSTLDLYAQKCTQLLNESEIRFAGIVDKDGKLIAGGFKEGLVPHEGDETRLQSFLEFVSKASIRKEYDESLGPINYLAARRDKAVLVSFPFPITQILLLISAEPTANIENLAKKVVEIFTDVN is encoded by the coding sequence ATGTCTGATTCTACTTTAGATCTATATGCTCAAAAATGCACTCAGCTACTTAATGAATCTGAAATTCGTTTTGCAGGAATTGTGGATAAAGATGGGAAATTAATCGCAGGTGGTTTCAAAGAAGGACTGGTTCCACATGAGGGTGACGAAACTAGACTACAATCCTTTTTAGAATTTGTTTCAAAAGCATCTATTCGTAAAGAATATGATGAGAGTCTTGGTCCAATAAACTATCTTGCTGCTCGAAGAGACAAGGCAGTTTTAGTTAGTTTTCCCTTTCCAATTACTCAGATTCTATTACTAATTTCTGCAGAACCTACTGCCAATATTGAAAATTTAGCTAAAAAAGTTGTAGAAATTTTTACTGACGTAAATTAA
- a CDS encoding methyltransferase domain-containing protein, whose translation MKVFLTSINPIELFLWTIRKNENDVVNLYNSLSPVMQLATGGNMLNFGYWDKQHDTPISAQENLCNIFANMAELDSCKTVVDVGSGLSAPAIFWRNKFPNLSIFCVNINQDQLRFSAPQKKIEFFNSSSTKLPFTTKSVDRILALESSQHFKPLADFIYESKRILSDSGFLVLAIPVTLSSSSLTKLGILKFTWSSEHYALNEIKQIISSEGFQISEEKLIGSNVYDPLTNYYIEHREEIKKSILKQYSSYVEKILFKSLQKMKNASENKIIDYVLLKCHL comes from the coding sequence TTGAAAGTATTTTTGACTTCCATTAATCCTATCGAACTTTTTTTATGGACTATTCGTAAAAATGAAAATGATGTTGTAAATCTTTACAATTCGCTATCTCCTGTAATGCAACTCGCAACAGGAGGAAATATGCTGAATTTTGGATATTGGGATAAACAACATGATACTCCTATTTCTGCACAAGAAAATCTATGTAATATTTTTGCAAATATGGCTGAATTAGATTCTTGTAAAACTGTTGTAGATGTAGGTAGTGGATTATCCGCACCTGCAATATTTTGGAGAAATAAATTTCCAAATTTATCTATATTTTGTGTTAACATCAATCAAGATCAACTTCGTTTTTCAGCACCTCAGAAAAAAATAGAATTTTTTAATTCCTCATCTACAAAATTACCTTTTACAACAAAATCTGTAGATAGGATTCTTGCTTTAGAGTCTTCACAACATTTCAAGCCTCTTGCTGATTTTATTTATGAATCAAAAAGAATTTTGTCTGATTCTGGTTTTCTTGTTTTAGCAATACCTGTAACTCTTAGTTCATCATCTCTTACAAAACTTGGAATCTTAAAATTTACTTGGTCTTCTGAACACTATGCTCTAAATGAAATCAAACAGATTATTTCATCTGAAGGATTTCAAATTTCTGAAGAAAAACTAATTGGTTCTAATGTATATGATCCATTGACAAATTACTATATTGAACATCGGGAAGAAATCAAAAAATCTATTTTAAAACAATATTCCTCATATGTGGAAAAAATTCTATTCAAATCTCTGCAAAAAATGAAAAATGCCTCTGAAAATAAAATCATTGATTATGTGTTGTTGAAATGCCATCTCTAG
- a CDS encoding RDD family protein, giving the protein MNDSNSEISSKIVLAKWTDRFFAWLIDFVIISAISTTIIFALFGTIEYDLEEYGIWAESSQYIPTSIMFFVYWTILEYKTGQTIGKKILNLQVTGMNGEKPNLKGILISSFGKAFLLPIDIVLGWILTNENRQRIFNKLGDTIIIKIKISEKYSDTKYTKD; this is encoded by the coding sequence ATGAATGATTCTAATTCAGAGATTTCATCTAAGATCGTTCTTGCCAAGTGGACAGATAGATTTTTTGCATGGTTAATTGATTTTGTAATAATTTCTGCAATTTCAACAACAATAATTTTTGCATTATTTGGTACGATAGAATATGATTTAGAAGAATACGGGATATGGGCAGAAAGTTCTCAATACATTCCAACTAGTATCATGTTTTTTGTATATTGGACAATTTTAGAATATAAGACAGGTCAAACAATAGGGAAAAAAATCCTCAATTTACAGGTCACAGGCATGAATGGGGAAAAACCAAATTTGAAAGGAATTTTGATTAGTAGTTTTGGAAAAGCATTCTTGCTTCCAATAGACATAGTTTTAGGCTGGATTCTTACCAATGAGAACAGGCAAAGAATTTTCAATAAATTAGGAGACACAATCATAATTAAAATAAAAATTTCAGAAAAATATTCAGATACAAAATATACAAAAGATTAG